In one Pseudomonas hydrolytica genomic region, the following are encoded:
- a CDS encoding amidase: MIEVTEVSIAELRAALESGRTTAVELVKAYLARIDAYDGPNTPTRLNAVVVRNPDALKEAEASDARRARGETLGPLDGIPYTAKDSYLVKGLTAASGSPAFKDLVAQRDAFTIERLRAAGAICLGKTNMPPMANGGMQRGVYGRAESPYNADYLTAPFASGSSNGAGTATAASFSAFGLAEETWSSGRGPASNNGLCAYTPSRGVISVRGNWPLTPTMDVVVPYARTMADLLQVLDVVVADDPDTRGDLWRLQPWVPIPKASEVRPASYLALAAKPEALAGKRLGVPKMFINKDELAGTSENPGIGGPTGQRIHTRPTVIALWEAAREALEAAGAEVVEVDFPLVSNCEGDRPGAPTVFNRGIVSPEFLHDELWELSGWAFDDFLRANGDPKLNRLADVDGPQIFPHDPGTLPNREGDLAAGMDEYVNMAKRGIKPWDQIATLPDGLRGLERTRKIDLEDWMDELGLDAVLFPTVADVGPADADVNPASADIAWSNGVWVANGNLAIRHLGVPTVTVPMGVMADIGMPVGLTFVGRAYDDSALLRLAAAYESTGSKRLIPPRTPPLA; this comes from the coding sequence ATGATCGAGGTAACCGAAGTTTCCATCGCCGAGCTGCGTGCCGCGCTGGAGTCCGGCCGCACCACGGCGGTCGAACTGGTCAAGGCCTATCTGGCGCGTATCGATGCCTATGACGGGCCGAACACGCCGACCCGACTCAACGCGGTGGTGGTGCGCAACCCCGATGCGCTGAAGGAGGCCGAGGCCTCCGATGCGCGCCGCGCCCGTGGTGAAACGCTCGGCCCGCTCGATGGCATCCCCTACACCGCCAAGGACAGCTACCTGGTCAAGGGCCTGACGGCCGCCTCGGGCAGCCCGGCGTTCAAGGATCTGGTGGCGCAGCGCGACGCCTTCACCATCGAGCGTCTGCGCGCGGCCGGCGCCATCTGCCTGGGCAAGACCAATATGCCACCGATGGCCAACGGCGGCATGCAGCGCGGCGTCTACGGCCGTGCGGAAAGCCCGTACAACGCCGATTACCTCACCGCGCCGTTCGCCTCGGGTTCGTCCAACGGCGCCGGTACGGCGACCGCCGCCAGCTTCTCCGCCTTCGGCCTGGCCGAGGAAACCTGGTCCAGCGGGCGCGGCCCGGCCTCGAACAACGGCCTGTGCGCCTACACGCCTTCGCGCGGGGTGATCTCGGTGCGCGGCAACTGGCCGCTGACGCCGACCATGGACGTGGTGGTACCCTACGCCCGCACCATGGCCGACCTGCTGCAGGTGCTCGACGTGGTGGTCGCCGACGATCCGGACACCCGTGGCGACCTGTGGCGTTTGCAGCCCTGGGTGCCGATCCCGAAAGCCTCCGAGGTGCGTCCCGCGTCCTACCTGGCGCTGGCAGCCAAGCCCGAAGCGCTGGCCGGCAAGCGCCTGGGCGTACCGAAGATGTTTATCAACAAGGACGAGCTGGCCGGTACCAGCGAGAACCCGGGTATCGGCGGGCCGACCGGCCAGCGCATCCACACCCGGCCGACGGTGATCGCCCTGTGGGAGGCGGCGCGCGAGGCGCTGGAAGCGGCCGGCGCCGAAGTGGTGGAAGTGGACTTCCCGCTGGTGTCGAACTGCGAGGGCGACCGCCCCGGCGCGCCGACGGTGTTCAACCGCGGCATCGTCAGCCCGGAATTCCTCCATGACGAGCTGTGGGAGCTGAGCGGCTGGGCCTTCGACGACTTCCTGCGCGCCAATGGCGACCCGAAGCTCAATCGCCTGGCCGATGTGGACGGCCCGCAGATCTTCCCGCACGACCCCGGCACGCTGCCGAACCGCGAGGGCGACCTGGCGGCGGGCATGGACGAGTACGTCAACATGGCCAAGCGCGGCATCAAACCCTGGGATCAGATCGCCACGCTGCCCGACGGCCTGCGCGGCCTGGAGCGCACCCGCAAGATCGACCTGGAAGACTGGATGGACGAGCTGGGCCTGGACGCGGTGCTGTTCCCCACCGTGGCCGACGTCGGCCCGGCCGATGCCGACGTCAACCCGGCATCGGCGGACATCGCCTGGAGCAATGGCGTATGGGTGGCCAACGGCAACCTGGCGATTCGTCACCTGGGTGTGCCGACCGTGACCGTGCCGATGGGCGTGATGGCCGACATCGGCATGCCGGTGGGGCTGACCTTCGTCGGCCGCGCTTACGACGACTCGGCGCTGCTGCGACTGGCGGCGGCCTACGAGTCCACCGGCAGCAAGCGCCTGATCCCGCCGCGCACCCCGCCCTTGGCGTGA
- a CDS encoding SDR family NAD(P)-dependent oxidoreductase produces MADIKNIITQEVEGKVALVTGAASGIGKATALLLHARGAKVIAEDIDPAVEELAQPGLAPLVADITADGAAERAVALAVEQFGRLDILVNNAGIIINKAVVDMTRQDWERIQAVNATAAFLHCREAMKAMMPNKSGAIVNIASYASYFAFPTIAAYAASKGALAQLTRALALEAIEHGIRVNAVGSGDVVTNILNDVVEDGPAFLAQHGEAAPIGRAAQPQEIAEVVAFLASERASFMVGAVVMADGGMTVTAG; encoded by the coding sequence ATGGCTGACATCAAGAACATCATCACCCAGGAAGTCGAGGGCAAGGTTGCCCTGGTTACCGGCGCCGCCAGCGGTATCGGCAAGGCCACCGCGCTGTTGCTGCATGCGCGCGGGGCCAAGGTCATCGCGGAGGACATCGATCCCGCCGTGGAGGAACTGGCCCAGCCGGGGCTGGCGCCCCTGGTGGCCGACATCACCGCGGACGGAGCCGCCGAGCGCGCGGTGGCTTTGGCAGTCGAACAGTTCGGTCGGCTCGACATCCTGGTGAACAACGCGGGCATCATCATCAACAAGGCGGTGGTGGACATGACCCGGCAGGATTGGGAACGCATCCAGGCCGTCAACGCCACCGCGGCGTTTCTGCATTGCCGCGAAGCGATGAAGGCGATGATGCCGAACAAGTCCGGCGCCATCGTCAATATCGCCTCCTACGCGTCGTACTTCGCCTTTCCCACCATCGCGGCCTACGCCGCTTCCAAGGGAGCGCTGGCCCAGCTCACCCGTGCGCTGGCGCTCGAGGCCATCGAGCATGGCATTCGGGTAAACGCCGTCGGTTCGGGAGATGTGGTGACCAACATCCTCAACGATGTGGTGGAGGACGGCCCGGCCTTCCTGGCCCAGCACGGCGAGGCCGCGCCGATCGGCCGTGCGGCTCAGCCGCAGGAGATTGCCGAGGTAGTGGCATTCCTCGCCTCCGAGCGGGCCAGCTTTATGGTTGGCGCGGTGGTCATGGCCGATGGCGGCATGACGGTGACGGCCGGCTGA
- a CDS encoding AI-2E family transporter: MPSPSVEHKAFILLLALVTIAFFWILLPFYGAVFWAIVLAVVFAPLQQRLARRFGGRGNLSALLTLIVCLLVAILPVIFVISAVVAEGTSLYQRLESGELDIGAYVTNTIEMLPPFMQDQLHRFGMSNLEGLREQISKGAMAGSQYLATKVFVIGQMTFEFLIGFFIMLYLLFFLLRDGRTLARDVRTAVPLGDTTKRRLQIKFTRVVRATVKGNIVVAAVQGALGGLILWVLGLPSPLLWGALMAFLSLLPAVGAGLVWAPMAAYLLLSGSVWQGVTLSVFGVLVISLVDNILRPILVGKDTRMPDYLILTSTLGGLALLGLNGFVIGPLVAALFVASWNLFGSRKKTVQLPQ, from the coding sequence ATGCCCAGCCCATCCGTCGAACACAAAGCCTTCATCCTGCTGCTCGCCCTGGTGACCATCGCCTTCTTCTGGATACTGCTGCCCTTCTATGGCGCCGTGTTCTGGGCCATCGTGCTGGCCGTGGTGTTCGCGCCGCTGCAACAGCGCCTGGCCCGCCGCTTCGGCGGCAGAGGCAACCTGTCGGCGCTGCTGACGCTGATCGTCTGCCTGCTGGTGGCGATTCTGCCGGTGATCTTCGTCATCTCGGCGGTGGTGGCCGAAGGCACCAGCCTCTACCAGCGCCTGGAATCGGGGGAACTGGATATCGGTGCCTACGTCACCAACACCATCGAAATGCTGCCGCCGTTCATGCAGGACCAGCTCCACCGCTTCGGCATGAGCAACCTCGAAGGCCTGCGCGAGCAGATCTCCAAGGGCGCCATGGCCGGCAGTCAGTACCTGGCGACCAAGGTGTTCGTCATCGGCCAGATGACTTTCGAGTTTCTCATCGGCTTCTTCATCATGCTGTACCTGCTGTTCTTCCTGCTGCGCGATGGTCGGACCCTGGCGCGCGACGTCCGCACCGCGGTGCCGCTGGGGGACACCACCAAGCGCCGCCTGCAGATCAAGTTCACCCGTGTGGTACGCGCCACAGTGAAAGGCAATATCGTCGTGGCGGCCGTCCAGGGCGCCCTCGGCGGCCTGATCCTTTGGGTGCTGGGCCTGCCCAGCCCGCTGCTGTGGGGAGCGCTGATGGCCTTTCTGTCCCTGCTGCCGGCAGTCGGCGCCGGCCTGGTATGGGCGCCGATGGCCGCCTACCTGCTGCTCAGCGGCAGCGTCTGGCAAGGGGTCACGCTGAGCGTATTCGGCGTGCTGGTGATCAGCCTGGTGGACAACATCCTGCGCCCCATCCTGGTCGGCAAGGACACGCGCATGCCCGACTACCTGATCCTGACCTCCACCCTCGGCGGCCTGGCCCTGCTGGGCCTCAACGGTTTCGTGATCGGCCCGCTGGTGGCGGCACTGTTCGTCGCCAGCTGGAATCTGTTTGGCAGCCGGAAAAAGACGGTTCAGCTGCCGCAGTGA
- a CDS encoding helix-turn-helix domain-containing protein: MEALLVSQSEPVASTDALRIPAEAMWQYMPDGRPAQPQPPAAQDVVLHLFTHRSIAEPILVPAVAEPLLVMVLAGSAIVEERVAGGEWEQTEVRVGDFFLTSTTQPYEMRWQTRAGDSFEVMHLYLAPTLIDRAAHDLGLQQAGTVSFVDVSGGRDDWVRMLLEQLRTELTGSRTPSQLLVHSLAQALAIHLVRTYRAPPATGRRSNALQAYKLRRVVDLMNQHLAQDFSLSSLAQAAQLSEYHFSRLFKRATGLSPSHYFIRLRMARARQLLLETDRSVIDIGMEVGYSSASHFSQVFRREVGITPSAYRDPGRD; encoded by the coding sequence ATGGAAGCCTTGCTGGTGAGCCAATCCGAACCTGTCGCCTCTACTGACGCCCTGCGGATTCCGGCCGAGGCCATGTGGCAATACATGCCGGATGGCCGCCCGGCACAGCCCCAGCCGCCTGCCGCGCAGGACGTGGTGCTGCACCTGTTCACGCACCGCAGCATCGCCGAGCCGATCCTTGTGCCGGCGGTGGCCGAACCGCTGCTGGTGATGGTGCTGGCAGGGTCGGCCATCGTCGAAGAGCGCGTGGCGGGCGGCGAATGGGAGCAAACCGAGGTGCGCGTTGGCGACTTCTTCCTCACCAGCACCACGCAACCCTATGAAATGCGCTGGCAAACCAGAGCGGGCGACAGCTTCGAAGTGATGCATCTGTATCTCGCGCCTACGCTGATCGACCGCGCCGCGCACGACCTGGGGCTGCAACAGGCCGGGACGGTAAGCTTCGTCGACGTCTCCGGTGGCCGTGACGACTGGGTACGCATGCTGCTCGAACAGTTGCGTACGGAGCTCACCGGCAGCCGCACGCCGAGTCAGCTGCTCGTGCACAGCCTGGCCCAGGCGCTGGCGATTCATCTGGTGCGAACCTATCGCGCCCCACCGGCCACAGGCAGACGCAGCAACGCCCTGCAGGCCTACAAACTGAGGCGCGTCGTCGACCTGATGAACCAGCATCTGGCGCAAGACTTTTCCCTGTCCAGCCTCGCGCAAGCCGCACAACTGAGCGAATACCACTTCAGCCGGCTGTTCAAACGCGCCACCGGGCTGTCGCCGTCGCACTACTTCATTCGCCTGCGCATGGCACGTGCCCGGCAACTGCTGCTGGAAACCGACCGCAGCGTGATCGATATCGGAATGGAGGTGGGCTACTCGAGCGCCAGCCATTTCTCGCAGGTCTTTCGCCGCGAAGTGGGCATAACGCCGAGCGCCTACCGCGATCCGGGGCGGGATTGA
- a CDS encoding class I SAM-dependent methyltransferase, with protein MTEEELKALFDQQAAGYDKQWAGMAPIRNTLYFLLDSLFVGLPQEARILCVGAGTGAEIAHLAERFPNWRFTALDPSGAMLDVCRQRARQGGFLDRCDFHQGYLETLEAGQAYDGATCFLVSQFFTDAQARTGFFRQIAQRLKPGGLLANADLAADTRSPAYERLLHSWMTLMSSAGVDPQMLERARAAYATDVAVLPAQQVADIIQAAGFAAPVQFFQAGLMHAWICWADGAGEA; from the coding sequence ATGACCGAAGAAGAACTCAAGGCGCTGTTCGATCAACAGGCCGCAGGCTACGACAAACAGTGGGCGGGTATGGCGCCCATCCGCAATACCCTGTACTTCCTGCTCGATTCGCTGTTCGTCGGCCTGCCGCAAGAGGCGCGGATTCTCTGCGTCGGTGCCGGTACCGGAGCGGAGATCGCCCATCTGGCCGAGCGCTTCCCCAACTGGCGCTTCACCGCCCTCGATCCCTCTGGCGCGATGCTGGACGTGTGCCGCCAGCGCGCACGGCAAGGCGGCTTCCTCGACCGTTGCGATTTTCATCAGGGCTATCTCGAAACGCTGGAGGCAGGTCAGGCCTATGACGGCGCCACCTGCTTTCTGGTGTCGCAGTTCTTCACCGACGCACAGGCGCGTACCGGCTTCTTCCGGCAGATCGCGCAGCGGCTGAAGCCTGGCGGGCTGCTGGCCAACGCGGACCTCGCGGCCGACACTCGGTCGCCTGCCTACGAACGGCTGCTGCACAGCTGGATGACCCTGATGTCTTCGGCCGGCGTCGACCCGCAGATGCTGGAGCGGGCACGTGCGGCCTATGCCACGGACGTGGCAGTGCTGCCGGCGCAGCAGGTGGCCGACATCATCCAGGCGGCCGGTTTTGCGGCGCCGGTGCAGTTTTTCCAGGCCGGGCTGATGCATGCCTGGATCTGCTGGGCCGATGGTGCGGGCGAGGCGTAG
- a CDS encoding M48 family metalloprotease: MTFLRPTLLTLACLFAAHTGASDLPSLGDASSSIVSPQQEHQLGRAWLGLLRGQVSQLDDPQLKDFVESSVYRLAETSQLQDRRLEFVLLNSPQLNAFAAPGGIVGVNGGLFLYAQTEAEYASVMAHELAHLSQRHFARGVEAQQRMQLPVMAAMLAGIVAAAAGAGDAGMATIFSAQAAAIQEQRRFSRQNEQEADRIGLVNLEKAGYDPRAMPMMFERLMRQYRYDAKPPEFLLTHPVSESRIADTRNRAEQYPAKGREDSLRYQLMRARVQLTYEETPGVAAKRFRAMLDENPGLDAARYGLVLAQMKTGQLGEAAQTLAPLLSKAPDDIVYNLAQIELDMAANRLDAAERRQERMFTLYPSNYPLQQTRIDLLLKQQRTRDAERALDNLLKSRPKDPDVWYQVAEVRGLSGNTVGLHQARAEFFALVGDYNQAIEQLDFAKRRASNNFQMASRIDARQRELAEEKRLVEQMLR; encoded by the coding sequence ATGACATTTCTGCGCCCCACCCTGCTGACGCTCGCCTGCCTGTTCGCCGCCCACACGGGTGCCAGTGACCTGCCGTCGCTGGGCGACGCCAGTTCCTCGATCGTCTCGCCGCAACAGGAGCATCAGCTCGGCCGCGCCTGGCTCGGCCTGCTGCGCGGCCAGGTGTCCCAACTGGACGACCCGCAGCTCAAGGACTTCGTCGAATCCAGCGTCTACCGCCTGGCGGAAACCAGCCAGCTGCAGGACCGCCGCCTGGAATTCGTGCTGCTCAACAGCCCGCAGCTGAACGCCTTCGCCGCACCAGGCGGCATCGTCGGGGTCAACGGCGGCCTGTTCCTCTATGCCCAGACCGAAGCCGAGTACGCCTCGGTGATGGCGCACGAACTGGCGCACCTGTCGCAGCGCCACTTCGCCCGCGGCGTAGAGGCCCAGCAGCGCATGCAACTGCCGGTGATGGCCGCCATGCTCGCCGGCATCGTCGCCGCCGCGGCAGGCGCCGGCGATGCCGGCATGGCCACCATCTTCTCCGCCCAGGCCGCCGCGATTCAGGAACAACGGCGCTTTTCCCGGCAGAACGAACAGGAGGCCGACCGCATCGGCCTGGTCAACCTGGAAAAGGCCGGCTACGACCCACGCGCCATGCCGATGATGTTCGAACGGCTGATGCGCCAGTACCGCTATGACGCCAAGCCGCCGGAGTTCCTGCTGACTCACCCGGTGTCCGAATCGCGTATCGCCGACACCCGCAACCGTGCCGAGCAGTACCCGGCCAAGGGCCGCGAAGACAGCCTGCGCTACCAGCTGATGCGCGCCCGCGTGCAGCTGACCTACGAGGAAACCCCGGGGGTGGCAGCCAAGCGCTTCCGCGCCATGCTCGACGAAAACCCGGGCCTGGACGCCGCCCGCTACGGCCTGGTGCTGGCGCAGATGAAAACCGGCCAGCTTGGCGAAGCCGCGCAGACCCTGGCCCCGCTGCTAAGCAAGGCGCCGGATGACATCGTCTACAACCTGGCGCAGATCGAACTGGACATGGCCGCCAACCGCCTGGATGCCGCCGAGCGCCGGCAGGAGCGCATGTTCACCCTCTACCCCAGCAACTACCCGCTGCAGCAGACGCGCATCGACCTGTTGCTCAAGCAGCAGCGCACCCGCGACGCCGAACGCGCGCTGGACAACCTGCTCAAGAGCCGGCCGAAGGATCCGGACGTCTGGTATCAGGTCGCCGAGGTACGCGGCCTGAGCGGCAACACCGTCGGCCTGCACCAGGCCCGCGCCGAGTTCTTCGCTCTGGTGGGGGACTACAACCAGGCCATCGAACAGCTCGACTTCGCCAAGCGCCGCGCCAGCAACAACTTCCAGATGGCCTCGCGCATCGACGCGCGCCAGCGCGAACTGGCCGAAGAGAAACGTCTGGTGGAGCAGATGCTGCGCTGA
- a CDS encoding type 1 glutamine amidotransferase domain-containing protein, translating into MSSNLQGKKVLFITANSGIERDELLKPMQALKDQGASVTHASVKGGEAETWLKDSEKDVTVQSDTQLKGLSAADYDLLVIPGGTVNADTLRQDSDAQRLVQEFRQASKTVAAICHGPWLLIDAGVVSGKALTSYSSVRTDLVNAGADWVDAQVKVCPGQNWKLITSRTPDDLPAFNEALSQALQAA; encoded by the coding sequence ATGAGTTCGAATCTGCAAGGCAAGAAGGTGCTGTTCATCACTGCCAACAGCGGCATCGAGCGCGACGAGTTGCTCAAGCCGATGCAGGCATTGAAGGATCAGGGCGCAAGCGTCACCCATGCCAGCGTCAAGGGTGGCGAGGCCGAGACCTGGCTGAAGGACAGCGAGAAGGACGTTACCGTGCAGTCCGACACCCAGCTCAAGGGCCTGAGCGCGGCGGACTACGACCTGCTGGTGATCCCCGGGGGTACGGTGAATGCCGACACCCTGCGTCAGGACAGCGATGCCCAGCGCCTGGTGCAGGAGTTTCGCCAAGCGAGCAAGACGGTGGCCGCGATCTGCCATGGCCCCTGGCTGCTGATCGATGCCGGAGTGGTGTCCGGCAAGGCGCTGACCTCCTACTCCAGCGTGCGCACCGACCTGGTGAACGCCGGCGCCGATTGGGTGGATGCCCAGGTCAAGGTTTGCCCCGGGCAGAACTGGAAGTTGATCACCTCGCGCACCCCGGACGATCTGCCAGCCTTCAACGAAGCGCTGAGCCAGGCATTGCAGGCAGCGTAA
- a CDS encoding GFA family protein, with translation MSQVTGGCLCGQIRLEATGQPYRVGVCHCMDCRKHHGALFHASAIFPQSAVKIEGETAHYAGRHFCPHCGSSVFGRTADEIEVNLGTLDAPDQFAPTYELWTIRREAWLPPFPLQRHYQRDRDESQRFEG, from the coding sequence ATGTCCCAGGTCACCGGCGGCTGCCTTTGCGGCCAGATACGCCTCGAAGCCACCGGCCAGCCCTACCGGGTTGGCGTCTGCCACTGCATGGATTGTCGCAAGCACCACGGCGCCCTCTTCCATGCCTCGGCGATCTTTCCGCAGAGCGCGGTAAAGATCGAGGGCGAAACCGCTCACTACGCCGGCCGGCACTTCTGCCCGCACTGCGGCTCATCGGTGTTCGGGCGCACGGCGGACGAGATCGAAGTGAACCTCGGCACGCTGGACGCCCCCGACCAGTTCGCCCCCACCTACGAGCTGTGGACCATCCGCCGCGAGGCCTGGCTGCCGCCTTTCCCCTTGCAGCGTCACTATCAACGGGATCGTGACGAGAGCCAGCGCTTCGAAGGCTAG
- a CDS encoding sensor domain-containing diguanylate cyclase gives MQPLCSTNAPVSANDERLDGLVRLLGRHFAVAAAVLVVGAGGARRILSSAVLGELQRAQIIEAEDAGATRHAAVDPGQQASPRGVGSPLHLIARYPLLASQGRRLGALYLLDERPHELDAGQRQALQDFATLALELLAREADEARQRHEIAALRDSERRMALAIAGSGTGIWDRNVATGEIHYSSGWKALLGYAEHEVGNRIEESYTRVHPADLEYVKATIQAHLDQRTAAYEVEHRLRCRDGQYKWVCSRGKVVERDSQGRPLRMIGTTTDITAMRMLAERVRQTADLMTDLTNEVPGMVFQYRRAASGESCFTYVSAGAQAICGLSAAQLMEDAQALTAIVHPEDRRAFIESFEHCAERLSPWHLEFRVQAPGRDIAWCQGEARPRRQDDGSVLWHGFMTDITARKQIEGELQALATTDFLTQLANRRHFMAQLEAVLARLQRSPGQSAAILMFDLDHFKAINDRWGHDVGDQALRHFAAILRGQLRKTDTAGRLGGEEFAVVLSEADLPKAMQFATRVQGELARTPILHDGEQIFLAVSVGISSLSSCDASVEAALSRSDMALYCAKRGGRNRIEHH, from the coding sequence ATGCAGCCCCTGTGTTCGACCAATGCGCCCGTCAGCGCCAACGATGAGCGGCTCGACGGGCTCGTACGCCTGCTCGGCCGCCACTTCGCGGTCGCGGCTGCCGTGCTCGTGGTCGGCGCGGGCGGCGCGCGGCGCATTCTGTCCAGCGCCGTCCTCGGCGAACTGCAGCGGGCGCAGATCATCGAAGCCGAAGACGCCGGTGCAACGCGCCATGCGGCCGTTGACCCAGGCCAGCAGGCGAGTCCGCGGGGCGTTGGCAGCCCTCTGCACCTGATTGCGCGCTACCCGCTGCTGGCGAGTCAGGGCCGCAGGCTCGGCGCCCTGTACCTGCTCGACGAACGACCGCACGAACTGGACGCCGGCCAGCGCCAGGCGCTGCAGGACTTCGCCACCCTGGCGCTCGAGCTGCTGGCGCGGGAGGCGGACGAAGCCCGGCAGCGCCATGAGATCGCGGCCCTGCGCGATAGCGAGCGGCGCATGGCGCTGGCCATCGCCGGCAGCGGAACCGGCATCTGGGACCGCAACGTCGCCACCGGCGAGATTCATTACTCCAGCGGCTGGAAGGCGCTGCTGGGTTACGCCGAGCATGAGGTCGGCAATCGCATCGAAGAGAGCTACACGCGGGTGCATCCCGCCGATCTGGAGTACGTCAAGGCGACCATCCAGGCGCATCTGGATCAACGTACCGCGGCCTACGAAGTCGAGCATCGCCTGCGCTGTCGCGATGGCCAGTACAAATGGGTGTGCAGCCGCGGCAAGGTGGTCGAGCGCGACAGCCAGGGCAGGCCGCTGCGCATGATCGGCACCACTACCGACATCACCGCCATGCGCATGCTGGCCGAGCGGGTGCGGCAGACCGCGGACCTGATGACCGATCTGACCAACGAAGTTCCCGGCATGGTCTTCCAGTATCGGCGTGCGGCCAGCGGCGAGTCGTGCTTCACCTATGTCAGCGCCGGTGCCCAGGCCATCTGTGGGCTGAGCGCCGCGCAGCTGATGGAGGATGCCCAGGCGCTGACGGCCATCGTCCATCCCGAGGATCGCCGAGCCTTTATCGAGTCCTTCGAACACTGCGCCGAACGACTGTCGCCCTGGCACCTGGAGTTTCGCGTGCAAGCGCCGGGGCGCGACATCGCCTGGTGTCAGGGCGAGGCCCGCCCGCGGCGCCAGGACGATGGCAGCGTGCTCTGGCACGGGTTCATGACCGACATCACCGCGCGCAAGCAGATCGAAGGCGAGCTGCAGGCTCTGGCCACCACCGACTTTCTCACCCAACTGGCCAACCGCCGGCACTTCATGGCCCAGCTCGAAGCCGTACTCGCGCGCCTGCAGCGCAGCCCAGGGCAGAGCGCGGCCATCCTGATGTTCGACCTGGACCATTTCAAAGCCATCAACGACCGCTGGGGCCACGACGTGGGCGACCAGGCGCTGCGCCACTTCGCGGCCATCCTGCGTGGCCAGTTGCGCAAGACCGACACGGCCGGACGCCTGGGGGGCGAAGAATTCGCCGTGGTACTCAGCGAAGCCGATCTGCCAAAGGCCATGCAGTTCGCCACGCGCGTCCAGGGCGAACTGGCCAGAACGCCGATCCTGCATGACGGTGAGCAGATCTTCCTCGCCGTCAGCGTCGGCATCTCATCGCTGAGTAGCTGCGACGCCAGCGTCGAAGCCGCCCTGTCGCGCAGCGATATGGCCCTGTATTGCGCCAAGCGCGGCGGGCGCAATCGCATCGAGCATCACTGA
- a CDS encoding AI-2E family transporter, with the protein MVKVLRSWLHRYFSDEQAVVLAVLLVLGFAVVLTLGGMLAPVLTGLVLAFLMQGLVNGLERLKVPQILAVWLVFALFLGGLTMFMLVLMPLLWHQLSTLFNELPRMAAEWQAVFLLLPERYPSLITDEQVVQLIDSMRGEAGKFGQWALSFSLSSLPMLVSIMIYLVLVPILVFFFLKDREQIGQWFRGYLPRERALITQVAQEMNQQIANYIRGKFIEIIICGVVTYIAFAFLGLNYAALLALLVGLSVVVPYIGAVVVTVPVALIGLFQWGWSDQFLYLMVIYGIIQALDGNVLVPLLFSEAVNLHPVAIICAVLLFGGLWGFWGVFFAIPLATLFKAVLNAWPRAEPEAIELN; encoded by the coding sequence ATGGTCAAGGTTTTGCGTAGTTGGCTGCATCGTTACTTCTCCGATGAGCAGGCGGTGGTGCTGGCGGTGCTGTTGGTGCTGGGGTTCGCCGTGGTGCTCACGCTCGGCGGCATGCTCGCGCCGGTGCTCACCGGTTTGGTGCTGGCCTTCCTCATGCAGGGGCTGGTCAATGGCCTGGAGCGCCTGAAGGTGCCGCAGATTCTGGCGGTGTGGCTGGTCTTTGCGCTGTTTCTGGGAGGCTTGACCATGTTCATGCTGGTGCTGATGCCGCTGCTCTGGCATCAGCTGAGCACTCTGTTCAACGAGCTGCCGCGCATGGCGGCCGAGTGGCAGGCGGTGTTCCTGCTGCTGCCGGAGCGCTACCCGAGCCTGATCACCGACGAGCAGGTGGTGCAGCTGATCGACAGCATGCGCGGCGAGGCCGGCAAGTTCGGCCAGTGGGCGCTGTCGTTCTCGCTGTCCAGCCTGCCGATGCTGGTCAGCATCATGATCTATCTGGTGCTGGTGCCGATTCTGGTGTTCTTCTTCCTCAAGGACCGTGAGCAGATCGGCCAGTGGTTCCGCGGCTATCTGCCGCGCGAGCGCGCGCTGATTACCCAGGTCGCGCAGGAGATGAACCAGCAGATCGCCAACTACATCCGTGGCAAGTTCATCGAGATCATCATCTGCGGGGTGGTGACCTACATCGCCTTCGCCTTCCTCGGGCTCAATTACGCCGCGCTGTTGGCGCTGCTGGTCGGCCTGTCGGTGGTGGTGCCCTACATCGGCGCGGTGGTGGTAACGGTGCCGGTGGCGCTGATCGGCCTGTTCCAGTGGGGCTGGAGCGATCAGTTCCTCTATCTGATGGTGATCTACGGCATCATCCAGGCGCTGGACGGTAACGTGCTGGTGCCGCTGCTGTTCTCCGAGGCGGTCAATCTGCACCCGGTGGCGATCATCTGCGCCGTGCTGCTGTTCGGCGGTTTGTGGGGCTTCTGGGGCGTGTTCTTCGCCATCCCCCTGGCCACCCTGTTCAAGGCGGTGCTCAATGCCTGGCCGCGCGCCGAGCCGGAAGCCATCGAGTTGAACTAG
- a CDS encoding sulfurtransferase TusA family protein, with protein sequence MTDVPAFDAELDACGLSCPLPLLKAKLELNRLGSGAVLKVSATDAGSQRDFRAFASLAGHALLHEEVEAGVYRYWLRKA encoded by the coding sequence ATGACAGACGTACCGGCCTTCGATGCCGAACTGGACGCCTGCGGGCTGAGCTGCCCGCTGCCGTTGCTCAAGGCCAAGCTCGAACTCAATCGCCTGGGCAGCGGTGCCGTGCTCAAGGTCAGCGCCACCGATGCCGGTTCGCAGCGGGATTTTCGCGCCTTCGCCAGCCTGGCAGGGCATGCGCTGCTGCATGAAGAGGTCGAGGCGGGCGTCTACCGCTACTGGCTGCGCAAGGCCTGA